One Tachysurus vachellii isolate PV-2020 chromosome 18, HZAU_Pvac_v1, whole genome shotgun sequence DNA segment encodes these proteins:
- the LOC132861387 gene encoding aerolysin-like protein: MSYLADVVEVGGNGGDAFDFNGTENGSMLQKIQVWGADYTLKAVRVWFTDGRSEQFGRPAGFTKQFTFEDGEHFTSLSLWPIKDGTRLGAIKFKTSHSRQFYARLRFRSLKPEVPVDVASGICMGIKGRSGWDIDLLGFMFINTVKAAQLTNVVYPTIHDVTPKAAVGEIKSMLYKNNTSETHEFTIETSKKITQISSWSVKGKMESTFSLKVSAGIPLLVREESRYDLNIGAEGTYASENSEEKTELSTCPVKVPPGKTVDVRITLGQATVDLPFTGIMKITCYNGSMLEYKTSGTYKGVAYTDEKVTVNESNKMLGQA; encoded by the coding sequence ATGTCGTACCTGGCAGATGTTGTTGAAGTTGGCGGGAACGGAGGAGATGCTTTCGATTTTAATGGCACTGAAAATGGAAGCATGTTGCAAAAGATCCAGGTTTGGGGAGCTGATTACACGTTAAAAGCCGTGAGGGTGTGGTTTACTGATGGCCGGTCCGAGCAGTTTGGTAGGCCTGCTGGGTTTACAAAACAGTTTACATTTGAAGATGGAGAGCATTTCACCTCCCTTTCACTTTGGCCAATTAAAGATGGTACACGTCTGGGTGCAATCAAATTCAAGACAAGTCACTCTCGGCAGTTCTATGCAAGATTGAGATTTCGGAGTCTGAAACCAGAAGTTCCAGTTGATGTTGCTTCTGGGATCTGCATGGGAATCAAAGGACGTTCAGGGTGGGATATTGATCTCTTAGGCTTCATGTTCATCAACACTGTTAAGGCTGCTCAGCTTACCAATGTTGTGTATCCCACCATTCATGATGTGACACCCAAAGCGGCTGTTGGAGAAATTAAATCCATGTTGTACAAGAACAACACTTCTGAAACTCATGAATTTACAATTGAGACCTCCAAAAAAATCACCCAAATATCCTCCTGGTCTGTTAAGGGCAAAATGGAATCCACATTCAGCCTGAAAGTAAGTGCAGGAATTCCACTGCTTGTGAGGGAGGAATCAAGATATGACTTAAATATTGGAGCTGAAGGTACATATGCTTCAGAGAACAGTGAAGAGAAAACAGAGCTCTCCACGTGTCCTGTTAAAGTTCCTCCAGGTAAAACCGTGGATGTGCGCATCACACTTGGCCAGGCTACAGTTGACCTCCCATTCACTGGCATCATGAAGATTACCTGCTATAATGGCAGCATGCTGGAGTATAAAACCAGTGGAACCTACAAGGGTGTCGCTTACACTGATGAAAAAGTGACTGTGAATGAATCAAACAAAATGCTTGGTCAAGCCTAA